GCTGTTACGGCCATTGCCCGTAGTTTTACATGCGGCAGTACTCAGAAACACCAAGACAAGCGTGGAGGTTTTTAGCATTAGTTTGTCTCCGTCATATCGGCAGTGATCACGTGTGACGTGAAGACTGGTTTCAGCATGATTTCCCCGTGATCAGCAAAGCGGTTGGGGGACAACTGCGCTAGCTTTGCCCGTGTCAGCCGCAGCCACCTGTTGTGACGGTCCCCCGTCTGTACGGTTTTGGCACCCTGTTCCCAGTGGCTGTTCATAGCAGTCTTGAATTCTAGAATTGCGGCCTCGCGCTGGTTGATGGCACTGGTCAGTTCTGAGCCACTCATCGCACCAGAGCTAGGAGCGGCCTTCACGGCGTTGACTGCTTGTTCGTAGAGCAGTCCAAGCTGATAACGGGCGGCGACCGTAAACACACTGTCGCCCGTTTGAATCACAGATTGGAAAGCATTTTCAGCAGCGCGCATTTCTGCTTTGATTGTAGTCAGCGACTTACTAAACATGGTCAGATTGCTTTCGTCGATGGGACTGAGAGTCACTTGTTCGCGTCCTGCACGGACTCTTTCGAACTGGTAGGCAGCTAGGATGGAACGCGCCTCGAGAGCCACATTAGGTGCAGCGGCGGCTGCTAGTTTGGCGGCTCTATCGACGCGACGCTTGGCGTCTGCTGGGTTCTTCTCAATCTGCAGAATGGCAGCGTTGGCCGCCGCGAGCAGTGCTTCACTCACATGGCTACCTTGATAGGTCCTTTGGTAGCGATCGTAGGCAGCCACCGCTTTTTCGATCTCTCCGCGTGATGCTTCGACCTGACCCAAGCGGAAGAGAGCTGCCGGAGCACGCTGATGGGAGGGATAGCGCCCTAGTAAAGTACGCAGAGTCTGAGCCGATGCTTCGAATTGGTGATCGTCGGCGTAAAGCTCGGCTGACCGCATGAATGCCTCAGTCGCCCGGTCCGCCTGCTGTGGTAATGCTGCGGCAAGTTGCGCGTAGGCTTCAGCAGCGGCCGCGTATTCAAGTCGCTGCTCAGATACACTGGCGATGCTCAGGAGGCAGATCGGGCGTAGCGGCGACTTGCCGTAATTGGCAATCAGGGTGTGGCAGGGTTTCAGGCCTTCTTCCCCATTGCCGAGCTTCAACCAAGCAGCGCTCGCGTTTACCAAGGACTGGTCGGCTGCTTTGTCAGCAGGAAATGTTTCTGCATAGCTGGAAAACGTGCGGCCGGCGGCGGCGTATTCTTTGCGTTCATTCAGATCAGTGGCTTTACTCCACAGAGCAAAGCGCCAAGCTTCGCCAACCTTGCGTTGCACAGCTGTGTTTTTAAGAGACTCTTGTTCGCTGAAGTGGGTTGCGATCTTGATCGCATCGTCCCACTCACGTTTGGTGTTGTGGTAAGACAGTAGCATGACGATGCCAACTGCTGATGGCGCAGATTGGGGGGCCGCCAGAGCGAGCGATTTGACGCGCCCAAGTGCATCCCCGGCATAACCATGTGCCAGGTAGAGCGCTGCTGCACGGAGAGCTAATTCGGCAGATACTTTTTTACTGGGGAAGATCTTGCCGTACGTGTCACTGACTGCAACCAACTGGGACTCGAGTTTCGCCAGTGGTTCACTCGCCTTCAAGGTTGCCCAGGCTTCCGGGGTGATTGCGGGTGCAGGACCCGAGACTTCGAGCTGCAGCGTTAACATGTGCTCGGCAGCGCGATTTTTTAGCTTAGAGCTTGGATCCGCGTCTCTGGCAACCATCATAAACTGGTAGGCGGATTCGGCCGGCTTTTCCTCTGTATGCAGTCCGTCAGCATACAGAAACCGTAGTTTGTCACTTTCAGGACCGCTAGGAAATGCACTAAGGTGAACGGCGAAAATTCTGTTGCTAGCCGCTAAGTAATCACTCAACCCCTTTTCCTTGTTTTCACGGATGAAGCTGACAGCCGTCTCTGCGGAAGCCTTG
This is a stretch of genomic DNA from Deltaproteobacteria bacterium. It encodes these proteins:
- a CDS encoding tetratricopeptide repeat protein, with product MADAALVCEVPPWAVRGQLRDGSNQVNVTKLYAFRIVLATTLICAQTKAFGESTGASGDESLGESDGRVQPRLISNWQQPAVEDTDAFIAALPQLGENASEDEAAPSNVKFAIASVSKVLNAQADKRTRAKLQHRLAGLYLLAALETRRTELAEYKSELAKHYAEAKETKEPQADHGRSQTYLIKALDTYRNLLAAAPAYHARGDVALNVGRILARLGSPNALPDLTKVTVDFPKTGYADRAKLLIAELQLKNPKSAEEGENLLVSLAKSKDRSIRAYAKYRTAWTDIKITPAASSDDQAFGGGDSTSSAITTMRELAARECRTTPSAAGQILCRQINDDLVFLFGNSQQIPVAESYFKARRDFDRYYLTLERAAALYAKGRKFHEAGLVLKKLIHDAPTREHTPWSYLALADAERRAENPGAVAEAFEQMLRDCVRAGGVFVKAHAAEKTLVADARDLFGKASAETAVSFIRENKEKGLSDYLAASNRIFAVHLSAFPSGPESDKLRFLYADGLHTEEKPAESAYQFMMVARDADPSSKLKNRAAEHMLTLQLEVSGPAPAITPEAWATLKASEPLAKLESQLVAVSDTYGKIFPSKKVSAELALRAAALYLAHGYAGDALGRVKSLALAAPQSAPSAVGIVMLLSYHNTKREWDDAIKIATHFSEQESLKNTAVQRKVGEAWRFALWSKATDLNERKEYAAAGRTFSSYAETFPADKAADQSLVNASAAWLKLGNGEEGLKPCHTLIANYGKSPLRPICLLSIASVSEQRLEYAAAAEAYAQLAAALPQQADRATEAFMRSAELYADDHQFEASAQTLRTLLGRYPSHQRAPAALFRLGQVEASRGEIEKAVAAYDRYQRTYQGSHVSEALLAAANAAILQIEKNPADAKRRVDRAAKLAAAAAPNVALEARSILAAYQFERVRAGREQVTLSPIDESNLTMFSKSLTTIKAEMRAAENAFQSVIQTGDSVFTVAARYQLGLLYEQAVNAVKAAPSSGAMSGSELTSAINQREAAILEFKTAMNSHWEQGAKTVQTGDRHNRWLRLTRAKLAQLSPNRFADHGEIMLKPVFTSHVITADMTETN